From Piscinibacter gummiphilus:
GGGGTCCACATTGCCGCCGGGCGAATGGCCGAAGCGGCCGTGAAAGAGGTTCACGTCGCCGAGGAACTGCAGCACGAAAGGCGTGGCCGGGCGGTCGTAGACCTCGTCCGGCGTGCCGTCCTGTTCGATCTTGCCGAGGTTCATGACGACCACGCGGTCGGCCACTTCCATCGCTTCGTCCTGGTCGTGGGTGACGAAGACGCTGGTCACGTGCATCTCATCGTGCAGGCGGCGCAGCCAGCGGCGCAACTCCTTGCGCACCTTGGCATCGAGCGCGCCGAAAGGCTCGTCGAGCAGCAGCACCTTGGGCTCGACCGCGAGCGCGCGGGCGAGCGCGATGCGCTGGCGTTGGCCGCCCGAGAGCTGGTGCGGGTAACGGTCCGCCAGCCAGTCGAGCTGCACGAGCTTCAGGAGCTCCATCACCTTCTCGCGGATCTTCGATTCGCTCGGCCGCGTGGCCTTGGGCCGCACGCGCAGGCCGAAGGCCACGTTCTCGAAGATGCTCATGTGGCCGAAGAGCGCGTAATGCTGGAACACGAAGCCGACGTTGCGGTCGCGCACGTCGTCATAGGTGGCGTCGGCGCCGTGGAACGACACCGTGCCCGAATCGGGCCGCTCCAGCCCCGCGATGATGCGAAGCAGCGAGGTCTTGCCCGAGCCCGACGGGCCCAGCAGCGCGACGAGCTCGCCCGACGGGATGTCGAGGTTGATGTTGTCGCAGACGACGGTGTTGCCGAAGGCCTTGTTGAGATTTCGGATTTCAATGCTCATTCGCTTCTCCCTTCGGCTTCGCGTTTCTGCGCCTTCACGCGCTGCTCGACCAGGTACTTCAACACCAGCGTCACCAGCGCCAGCCCCGCCAGCAGCGACGCCACCGCGAATGCGGCCGCGAACTGGTATTCGTTGTAGAGGATCTCGATGTGCAGCGGCATGGTGTTGGTCTGCCCGCGGATGTGGCCCGACACCACGCTCACCGCGCCGAACTCGCCCATCGCCCGCGCATTGCACAGGATCACGCCGTAGAGCAGCGCCCACTTCACGTTGGGCAGCGTCACGCGCCAGAAGATCTGCCAGCCCGAGGCGCCGAGCACCCGCGCGGCCTCTTCCTGCTCGACGCCTTGCGCCTGCATCAGCGGGATCAGCTCGCGCGCGATGAACGGGAAGGTGATGAAGACCGTCGCCAGCACGATGCCCGGCAACGCGAAGATGATCTTGAGGTCGTGGTCGCGCAGCCACTCGCCGAACCAGCCCTGCAGGCCGAAGATCAGCACGAAGATCAGGCCCGAGATCACTGGTGAGACCGAGAACGGCAGGTCGATCAGCGTGAGCAGCAGGTCCTTGCCGCGGAAATCGAACTTGGCGATGCACCACGCCGCCGCCACGCCGAACACGAGGTTGAGCGGCACCGAGATGGCCGCGGCCAGCAGGGTGAGCTTGACGGCCGACACCGCATCGGGCTCGGTGATCGCGGCGAGATAGACGTCGACGCCCTTCTTGAAAGCCTCGAAGAACACCGAGACCAGCGGTACGAAGAGGAACAGCGTGAGAAAGAGCAGCGCCACCGCGATCAGGGTGCGCCGCACCCACGCCGGCTCGGCGGTGGCGTCGACGAGCTTGCGGTGGGACACGTGGGTGCCGTCGGAAAGGGGCATTGCACTCATGGTGTCTTCAGCGGCCCTGGCGGCGGCGCGTCCACGCCTGCAGCAGGTTGATGGCCAGGAGCATCACGAAGGCGGCGACCAGCATCACCACCGCGATCGCGGTGGCGCCGGTGTAGTCGTACTGCTCGAGCTTGGTGATGATGAGCAGCGGCGTGATCTCCGAGACCATCGGCATGTTGCCGGCGATGAAGATCACCGAACCGTACTCGCCGAGGGCGCGCGCGAAGGCGAGCGCAAAGCCGGTCAGCAGGGCCGGCGAGACGATGGGGAAGATCACGTGGCGGAAGGTCTGCCAGCGCGAAGCCCCGAGCGTGGCGGCGGCCTCCTCGAGTTCCTTGTGCATGTCTTCCAGCACCGGCTGTAAGGTGCGCACGACGAACGGCAGGCCGATGAAGGTGAGCGCGACGAACACCCCGAGCGGCGTGAAGCTCACCTTGAAGGGCAGGTACTGGCCGATCCAGCCGTTGCCTGAATAGAGCGCGGTGAGGGCGATGCCGGCCACCGCCGTGGGCAAGGCGAACGGCAGGTCGACCAGCGCATCGATCACCCGCTTGAATGGGAAGCTGTAGCGCACCAGCACCCACGCCACGACCAGGCCGAAGATGGCGTTGAGCACCGCCGCCGCAAACGACGCGCCGAAGGTGAGCCGGTACGACGCGACCACGCGAGGCGTGGCCACGGCCTCCCAGAAGGCCGGCCACGTCATGGTGAACGTCTTCAGGAACGCCGCCGACAACGGGATCAGCACGATGAAGCTCAGGTAGAGCACCGTGAAGCCGAGGGCGATGTCGAAGCCGGGCAGCACGGAGTGCCGCCGCAGCAAGGTGCGCGAAAGGAACATGACGCGTGCGGTCTGTGCCGCTCGTTATTTCTTGATGGCCGCGAGGATCTGGTCGTAGATGGCGCCGTCGTCGAAGTGTTCCTTCTGCGCCTTGGTCCAGCCGCCGAAGGCTTCGTCGATGGTGAAGGTGTTGACCTTCGGGAAGTCCTTCGCGTACTTGGCGAGGATCTTGGCCGAGCGCGGGCGGATCTGGTGCTTGGCCGCGATCTCCTGCGCCTCGTCGCTCCACAGGAACTTGAGGTAGGCCTCGGCCTGCTTGCGCGTGCCCTTCTTGTCGACCACCTTGTCGATCAACGCGACCGGGTTCTCGGCCAGGATGCTCCACTTCGGGTAGACCACGTCGAAGTTGTCGCCGAACTCGGCCTTGATGAGGTTGATCTCGCTCTCGAAGGTGCACAGCGCATCGCCGATGTTGCGCTGCGCGAAGGTGGTGGTGGCCGCACGGCCGCCGCCGTCGAACACCGGCACGTTGCCGAAGATCTTCTGCACCGTCTCGCGGGCCTGGGCCGGCGTGGCGCCGCCCTTCATGAGCGCGCCCCAGGCGGCCACATAGGTGTAGCGGCCGTTGCCGGTGATCTTGGGGTTGGGGATGACGACGCTCACGCCCTGCTTGGCGAGGTCGGTCCAGTCCTTGATGCCCTTGGGGTTGCCCTTGCGCACCAGGATCACGGTGGTGGACGTGGTGGGCGCGCTGTTGTCGGGCAGGCGCTTGGCCCAGTCGGCGGGGATCAGCTTGCCGCGGCTGGCGATGGCGTCGATGTCGCTCGACTGGTTCATGGTGACCACGTCGGCCTCGAGCCCGTCGATCACGGCACGCGCCTGCTTGCTCGAGCCGCCGTGCGACTGGTTGACCGACACGTCTTCACCGGTCTGCCCCTTCCACTGCTTGATGAAGGCGGGGTTGATTTCCTTGTAGAGCTCGCGCGCCACGTCGTAGCTGACGTTCAGCAGCGTGGGCCCCGCGGCGAGTGCCCCGGGGGCGACATGGAGCGCAGCGGCCGCCACCGCGAGAGACAGGACCGAGCGGCGGGAGGGAACATGAGGAAAGCGCATGACGAAGGGCTCGCTAAGAAACGGACCGTCGATGCTACGGCCTCGCGAAAACTCGGGAAACGACAAGATTTGAGTTTGCTTATTCGTTGCCCGAGTGAGAGCCCCTGTTGGCGAGTCTTACTTGCTCTTGGTGTAGATCTGGTCAAACACGCCACCGTCGGCGAAATGCGTCTTCTGCGCCTTGGTCCAGCCGCCGAAGAGCTGGTCGACCGTGAAGAGCTTCACAGCCGGGAACTGCTTCGCATACTTGGCGGCCACCTTCTCGTCGATCGGGCGATAGAAGTTCTTGGCCGCGATCTCCTGGCCTTCCGGGGTGTAGAGGTAGTCGAGGTAGGCGGTGGCGACGGCACGGGTGCCCTTCTTGTCGACCACCTTGTCGACCACCGCCACGGGCGGCTCGGCCAGGATGCTCGTCGGCGGGTAGACGATGTCGAACTTGCCGGCCCCGAACTCCTTCAGCGACAGGTGGGCTTCGTTTTCCCAGGCGAGCAGCACGTCGCCCTGGCCGCGCTCGGCGAAGGTCACGGTCGATCCGCGGGCACCGGAGTCGAGCACCGGCACGTTCTGGAACAGCTTGGCGATGTACTCCTTCGCCTTCGCTTCGTTGCCGCCGGGCTGCTGCAGCGCCCAGCCGTAGGCAGCCAGGTAGCCCCAGCGCGCGCCGCCCGAGGTCTTGGGGTTGGCGGTGATGACCGACACGCCCGGTTTCACCAGGTCGCCCCAGTCCTTGATGCCCTTCGGGTTGCCCTTGCGGACGAGGAAGAGGTAGGTCGAGGTGTAAGGGGAGCTGTTGTGCTTCAGGCGCTTCTGCCAGTCAGCGCCGAGCAGCTTGCCGCGCTCGGCGATTTCGTCGATGTCATATGCCAGCGCCAGGGTGACAACATCCGCGTCGATGCCGTCGATCACCGAGCGGGCCTGCTTGCCCGAGCCGCCGTGCGACTGCTTGATGGTCACGTTGTCGCCGGTCTTGGCCTTCCAGTGCTTGGCAAAGGCGGCGTTGTACTCGTGGTACAGCTCGCGGGTCGGGTCGTAGGAGACGTTGAGCAGGGTCACGTCCTTGGCGGTTGCGATGCCGGCCAGGAGGGCCAGCGCCGAGGCGGCGAGCAGGGTGCGGATCGAAGTTTTCATCGTGGGTGCCGGGAGCCGGAATCTGCGGGAATGCGGTGGATGCTAGGGAGCGGCCCCCGATCGGAGAACGAAGAAAACAGCGCTTGCTTGCTCGCGAACCAACTAAGCAGAAATGGCACCAAGCTCATGACGGCCCGCTGCATTGCTGCTGTGTAAAGACGTCAACGACGCCCCGCGCGAGACCGTTCTTCAGGATCGACAACGATGAACCGGGTGCCCCCATGAACCCTGCGCTCCAACCCCCTCTCTCTCGCCCCTCGCGTGTGTCCGCCTGGCCGCTGGCCGTGCTGGCCGCCGCCTCGCTGATGGGCTGCGCCCAGATGCCCACCGGGCCCACGGCCCACGTGATGCCGGGGCCCAACAAGCCTTTCGAGGTGTTCATCGCCGACGACAAGCTCTGCCGCGACTGGGCGCACAGCCGCATCGGCGGCCCCGGCAGCGATGCCGCCGCCCAGCGCTTCGCCGCCGCCACCGCCACCGGCGTGGTGCTCGGCGCCGCCGCCGGTGCGCTGATCGGCGGCTCGCACAGCAGCGCGGGGGTCGGTGCCGCCGTGGGCGGCATGACGGGGGCCGCGGTCGGCTCCGACCAGAGCAACTACGCCGCCGGCAGCGCCCAGCGCCGCTACGACATCGCCTACCAGCAGTGCATGTACGCCAAGGGCAACCAGGTGCCCGGCGTCGGCTACTCTGGCTACCGCACGGCACCGGCGCCGGTGCCCCCCGCACCGCCCCGGCCCCCCGAGGGCATCCAGCCCCCGCCACCCGTGCGCTGAACCGAGGAGCCTGACATGAACGCCCGCCTCGCCCTTCCCCTCCAGGCTTTCACCCTCGCCGCCGCGCTCGCGGCGGGGCTCGCCCCGGCCCTCGCCGAGGCGCACCCTCGCGCCCGTGTCGGCGTGTGGATCGGGGGCCCGTTCTGGTGGCCCGGCTACTGGGGCCCGATGGTGGTGGAGCGCCCGGTGATCGTGCAGCCCCCTGTCGAGCCGCTGGTGGTGCAGCCCGCGCAGCAGGCGCACCTCTGGTACTACTGCCGCGAGGCGCAGATGTACTACCCCTACGTCACCTCCTGCCCATCACCCTGGCAGGAAGTGCCGGCCACCCCCGCGCCCGCGGCTCCGGCGGCGCCGGCGGCGCCGGCACAAGCCGCCGTGCCGGTCCAGCCCGCAGCGCCCGCTCCCGCCGCGGCGGCCTCGCGCACCGCCCCGGCCCCGGTGCCCCCAGCTCCGAACCGCTGACGCCCGGCCCCAGGCGCTGAACCTGGGCGACAACCTGGGCATGCGAGACGCGGAACAATCTGCGTTCCGCGTGGCGCCACGCCACCTC
This genomic window contains:
- a CDS encoding sulfate ABC transporter substrate-binding protein → MRFPHVPSRRSVLSLAVAAAALHVAPGALAAGPTLLNVSYDVARELYKEINPAFIKQWKGQTGEDVSVNQSHGGSSKQARAVIDGLEADVVTMNQSSDIDAIASRGKLIPADWAKRLPDNSAPTTSTTVILVRKGNPKGIKDWTDLAKQGVSVVIPNPKITGNGRYTYVAAWGALMKGGATPAQARETVQKIFGNVPVFDGGGRAATTTFAQRNIGDALCTFESEINLIKAEFGDNFDVVYPKWSILAENPVALIDKVVDKKGTRKQAEAYLKFLWSDEAQEIAAKHQIRPRSAKILAKYAKDFPKVNTFTIDEAFGGWTKAQKEHFDDGAIYDQILAAIKK
- a CDS encoding sulfate ABC transporter substrate-binding protein encodes the protein MKTSIRTLLAASALALLAGIATAKDVTLLNVSYDPTRELYHEYNAAFAKHWKAKTGDNVTIKQSHGGSGKQARSVIDGIDADVVTLALAYDIDEIAERGKLLGADWQKRLKHNSSPYTSTYLFLVRKGNPKGIKDWGDLVKPGVSVITANPKTSGGARWGYLAAYGWALQQPGGNEAKAKEYIAKLFQNVPVLDSGARGSTVTFAERGQGDVLLAWENEAHLSLKEFGAGKFDIVYPPTSILAEPPVAVVDKVVDKKGTRAVATAYLDYLYTPEGQEIAAKNFYRPIDEKVAAKYAKQFPAVKLFTVDQLFGGWTKAQKTHFADGGVFDQIYTKSK
- the cysT gene encoding sulfate ABC transporter permease subunit CysT; the encoded protein is MFLSRTLLRRHSVLPGFDIALGFTVLYLSFIVLIPLSAAFLKTFTMTWPAFWEAVATPRVVASYRLTFGASFAAAVLNAIFGLVVAWVLVRYSFPFKRVIDALVDLPFALPTAVAGIALTALYSGNGWIGQYLPFKVSFTPLGVFVALTFIGLPFVVRTLQPVLEDMHKELEEAAATLGASRWQTFRHVIFPIVSPALLTGFALAFARALGEYGSVIFIAGNMPMVSEITPLLIITKLEQYDYTGATAIAVVMLVAAFVMLLAINLLQAWTRRRQGR
- the cysW gene encoding sulfate ABC transporter permease subunit CysW, translating into MPLSDGTHVSHRKLVDATAEPAWVRRTLIAVALLFLTLFLFVPLVSVFFEAFKKGVDVYLAAITEPDAVSAVKLTLLAAAISVPLNLVFGVAAAWCIAKFDFRGKDLLLTLIDLPFSVSPVISGLIFVLIFGLQGWFGEWLRDHDLKIIFALPGIVLATVFITFPFIARELIPLMQAQGVEQEEAARVLGASGWQIFWRVTLPNVKWALLYGVILCNARAMGEFGAVSVVSGHIRGQTNTMPLHIEILYNEYQFAAAFAVASLLAGLALVTLVLKYLVEQRVKAQKREAEGRSE
- a CDS encoding sulfate ABC transporter ATP-binding protein is translated as MSIEIRNLNKAFGNTVVCDNINLDIPSGELVALLGPSGSGKTSLLRIIAGLERPDSGTVSFHGADATYDDVRDRNVGFVFQHYALFGHMSIFENVAFGLRVRPKATRPSESKIREKVMELLKLVQLDWLADRYPHQLSGGQRQRIALARALAVEPKVLLLDEPFGALDAKVRKELRRWLRRLHDEMHVTSVFVTHDQDEAMEVADRVVVMNLGKIEQDGTPDEVYDRPATPFVLQFLGDVNLFHGRFGHSPGGNVDPNDVSYVRPHELEIVATPSEGTLAVTLSQALTVGPQTRIEFKRQDDGSYVDVEMARADYTALRDTLGLVTGSQVYLKPRRVTRFLAGGQGPQTEEFDPAAMI